In Papaver somniferum cultivar HN1 chromosome 1, ASM357369v1, whole genome shotgun sequence, a genomic segment contains:
- the LOC113356050 gene encoding uncharacterized protein LOC113356050, whose translation MVQKLIDNGELKQYIRKEEADDRSKRSKQVQLPEGNRTLNTISCSEAAGPSLTAQIGKRLRKKFEDYCELYKIDGVEIDDHEQWMDAPITFEAYYVEEDMEDHNDPLILTLPIAGCNIKNILINGGSSVNVLFYDTFKRMKLNDEHLISSYHAIYGFNGAPTKPLGDIFLQINAGPMKIDTRLSVVDAPSPYNAIIGQRWVHKLKGIASTYHQCI comes from the coding sequence ATGGTCCAAAAGCTTATCGACAACGGAGAACTGAAACAATACATAAGGAAGGAAGAAGCAGATGACAGGTCGAAACGAAGCAAACAAGTTCAACTGCCTGAAGGCAATCGAACACTAAACACCATTTCGTGTTCGGAAGCCGCTGGACCATCGTtaacagcgcagattggaaaaaggctGAGAAAGAAATTCGAAGACTACTGCGAGCTGTACAAGATCGATGGGGTAGAGATAGACGATCACGAGCAATGGATGGATGCACCGATCACTTTCGAGGCATATTATGTGGAGGAAGACATGGAGGATCACAATGATCCTTTGATCCTCACACTACCCATAGCAGGGTGCAACATCAAGAATATCCTCATTAACGGAGGAAGTTCAGTCAACGTATTGTTCTATGATAcgttcaaacgaatgaagctaaACGACGAGCATCTGATATCTTCGTACCACGCCATTTATGGATTCAATGGGGCTCCTACGAAACCATTGGGGGACATTTTTCTACAAATAAATGCAGGACCGATGAAGATAGACACCCGTTTAAGCGTGGTAGACGCTCCTTCCCCCTACAATGCTATCATCGGACAaagatgggtacacaagctcaaggGGATAGCATCAACTTATCACCAGTGTATTTGA